A window of Tripterygium wilfordii isolate XIE 37 chromosome 7, ASM1340144v1, whole genome shotgun sequence contains these coding sequences:
- the LOC120002416 gene encoding SNF1-related protein kinase regulatory subunit beta-1-like, with protein sequence MGNASGREERANAPIGGSNGEAGDQHRYAPDFQAPGRVPSSDSMGNTPPGSPGRNHHPLLFAPQVPVAPLQRGDGHPFSNQISQNESSGVDHLPTEGIPTIITWNHGGNEVAIEGSWDNWTSRKILQRSGKDHSIILILPEGIYHYKFVVDGQWRYIPDVPFVADEMGHVCNLLDVNAYLPEYLDSVAEFEAPPSPDSSYSQALPTNEDFAKEPLAVPPQLHLTVLGMESSNEASSLKPRHVVLNHLFIEKGGASPSIVALGMTHRFQSKYVTVVVFKPLKR encoded by the exons ATGGGGAATGCTAGCGGTAGAGAAGAGAGAGCGAACGCTCCGATCGGAGGATCCAATGGTGAGGCCGGAGATCAACATAGGTACGCGCCGGATTTTCAGGCTCCAGGTCGTGTGCCTTCTTCTGATTCGATGGGGAATACACCTCCCGGTAGCCCTGGACGGAACCACCATCCTCTCCTGTTCGCTCCTCAG GTACCCGTGGCTCCATTGCAGAGGGGTGATGGTCATCCTTTTTCCAATCAGATCTCGCAAAATGAATCTTCTGGAGTTGATCATCTTCCTACTGAAGGAATTCCCACAATAATTACATGGAACCATGGTGGTAATGAAGTAGCTATTGAAGGGTCTTGGGATAACTGGACATCAAG GAAGATACTGCAAAGATCTGGTAAAGATCATTCCATTATTTTGATCCTTCCAGAGGGAATATACCATTACAAGTTTGTTGTAGATGGCCAGTGGAGATATATTCCAGATGTTCCGTTTGTTGCTGATGAGATGGGCCATGTTTGTAATCTTCTTGATGTTAAT GCTTATTTACCTGAATACCTGGATAGTGTGGCTGAATTTGAGGCTCCACCATCTCCAGACTCAAGTTACAGTCAAGCCCTACCAACTAATGAAGATTTTGCGAAGGAGCCTCTAGCAGTTCCACCACAGCTGCATCTAACTGTTCTTGGCATGGAAAGCTCAAATGAAGCTTCATCTTTGAAGCCTCGACATGTTGTGCTCAACCACCTCTTCATAGAAAAAGGAGGAGCTTCTCCTTCTATTGTTGCTTTAGGGATGACTCATAGGTTCCAGTCCAAATATGTCACTGTGGTCGTCTTTAAGCCACTCAAAAGGTAA
- the LOC120002417 gene encoding calmodulin-7-like, producing MAENLTDDQISEFKEAFSLFDKDGDGCITTKELGTVMRSLGQNPTEAELQDMINEVDADGNGTIDFPEFLNLMARKMKDTDSEEELKEAFRVFDKDQNGFISAAELRHVMTNLGEKLTDEEVDEMIREADVDGDGQINYEEFVKVMMAK from the exons ATGGCTGAAAACCTCACCGACGACCAGATCTCCGAGTTCAAGGAGGCCTTCAGTCTCTTCGACAAGGATGGCGATG GTTGCATCACCACCAAGGAGCTTGGAACTGTGATGAGATCTCTGGGGCAGAACCCAACTGAAGCTGAGCTCCAGGACATGATAAATGAGGTCGATGCTGATGGCAATGGTACCATTGATTTCCCAGAATTCCTCAATCTGATGGCCAGGAAGATGAAGGACACTGATTCTGAGGAGGAGCTCAAGGAAGCTTTTCGGGTTTTTGACAAGGACCAGAATGGCTTTATTTCTGCTGCTGAGCTTCGCCATGTGATGACAAATCTTGGTGAGAAGCTGACAGACGAGGAAGTTGATGAGATGATCCGCGAGGCTGATGTGGATGGTGATGGGCAGATAAACTATGAAGAGTTTGTCAAAGTTATGATGGCCAAGTGA
- the LOC120001761 gene encoding oligoribonuclease: protein MDRLTNVFSVLELDADDDQVNASSTSTSASGAKAKSKSKAKAKAKAKAKAFSINTSTGKREEERNGSDGPVVKNEEQSQIASVEMASSDFKFPLAWIDLEMTGLNVEVDRILEIACIITDGDLNKSVEGPDLVIHQSKDCLDKMGEWCQTHHEASGLTKKVLDSTISEREAEKQVIEFVKRNVGTSAYAPLLAGNSVYMDFLFLKKYMPELASLFSHVVVDVSSVKALCIRWYPRDHRKAPAKENKHRAMDDIRESIKELKFYKANIFKEKSKK from the exons ATGGATCGTCTCACCAACGTATTCTCCGTGCTCGAGCTCGACGCCGACGACGACCAAGTGAACGCTTCTTCAACTTCCACGTCTGCTTCTGGTGCCAAGGCCAAGTCCAAGTCCAAGGCCAAGGCCAAAGCCAAAGCCAAAGCCAAAGCTTTCTCAATCAACACAAGCACAG gaaagagagaggaggagagaaacGGCTCCGATGGGCCCGTGGTGAAGAATGAGGAGCAGAGTCAGATCGCTTCAGTCGAGATGGCTTCGTCGGATTTCAAGTTTCCTCTCGCGTGGATTGACTTGGAGATGACAG gTTTGAATGTGGAAGTTGATCGAATACTGGAGATTGCTTGCATTATTACAGATGGCGATTTGAACAAATCAGTGGAG GGTCCCGATTTGGTCATCCATCAGTCTAAAGATTGTTTAGATAAGATGGGAGAATGGTGTCAGACTCATCATGAAGCTAGTG GGTTAACAAAGAAAGTGCTTGACAGTACAATAAGTGAAAGGGAAGCTGAAAAGCAG GTTATAGAATTTGTTAAGAGAAATGTGGGTACATCTGCATACGCACCTCTTTTGGCAGGAAATTCAGTTTatatggatttcttatttttaaag AAATACATGCCAGAATTGGCTAGCCTTTTCTCTCACGTAGTTGTTGATGTTAGCAGTGTTAAGGCTCTGTGCATTCGTTGGTATCCCAGAG ATCACAGGAAAGCCCCAGCAAAGGAAAATAAACACAGGGCCATGGATGATATTCGAGAAAGCATTAAGGAACTCAAGTTCTACAAAGCGAACATCTTTAAAGAGAAGTCTAAGAAGTGA